The Euphorbia lathyris chromosome 8, ddEupLath1.1, whole genome shotgun sequence genome has a window encoding:
- the LOC136202426 gene encoding ferrochelatase-2, chloroplastic: protein MDATAFSSGLPQIKLSSSNPKPSWPRASSVMSISCRSSGELPEFDKYSSQAIRVSSSSSNDRSVTISGGSRLHSSAHKRNSIGQITCAASSGVCPYDEAFVDTQSHATNDRVGVLLLNLGGPETLNDVQPFLFNLFADPDIIRLPRLFQFLQRPLAQLISTLRAPKSKEGYASIGGGSPLRKITDDQAQAIRMALEAKGMAANIYVGMRYWYPFTEEAIHQIRSDRITRLVVLPLYPQFSISTTGSSLRVLDNIFREDAYLSRLPVSIIQSWYQREGYIKSMADLIGKELLQFTKPEEVMVFFSAHGVPVSYVEDAGDPYKDQMEECINLIMQELKARGFDNDHTLAYQSRVGPVQWLKPYTDEVLVELGKKGVKSLLAVPVSFVSEHIETLEEIDMEYKELALESGIENWRRVPALGLTSSFISDLADAVMEALPSAKAISNAESTEEEADYDPFRYAVKMFFGSILAFVLLLSPKMFLAFRNHVF from the exons ATGGACGCTACTGCTTTTTCTTCTGGACTTCCGCAGATCAAACTCTCTTCTTCCAATCCTAAACC ATCATGGCCCCGAGCCTCATCTGTCATGTCTATATCTTGCCGCTCATCTGGAGAGTTACCAGAATTTGACAAGTACTCTTCCCAAGCAATAAGGGTTTCGAGCTCTAGTTCAAATGATAGAAGTGTTACCATATCCGGGGGATCACGCCTGCACAGTTCAGCTCACAAGAGAAATTCAATTGGCCAAATAACTTGTGCAGCCTCATCGGGAGTTTGCCCATATGATGAAGCTTTTGTTGATACTCAGTCACATGCTACAAATGATAGAGTTGGTGTGCTGCTTTTGAATCTTGGAGGGCCAGAAACACTTAATGATGTTCAGCCATTTTTGTTCAATTTATTTGCGGACCCT GATATCATACGACTTCCTAGGTTGTTTCAGTTTCTTCAGCGTCCTTTAGCTCAATTGATTTCTACACTCCGTGCTCCTAAAAGTAAAGAAGGTTATGCTTCCATAGGTGGTGGCTCACCTTTGCGTAAAATAACTGATGACCAG GCACAAGCAATCAGAATGGCCTTAGAAGCAAAGGGCATGGCTGcaaatatatatgttggaatgcgGTATTGGTACCCTTTCACTGAAGAGGCTATTCATCAG ATCAGAAGTGACAGGATAACAAGGCTTGTTGTACTTCCACTTTATCCACAGTTCTCCATCTCCACAACTGGGTCCAGCCTCCGTGTTCTAGATAATATATTCAG GGAAGATGCATATCTTTCAAGGTTGCCCGTCTCTATTATACAGTCTTGGTATCAAAGAGAAGGCTATATTAAGTCTATGGCTGACTTGATTGGGAAAGAGCTGCTGCAATTTACTAAGCCTGAGGAG GTCATGGTATTCTTTAGTGCTCATGGGGTGCCAGTGAGTTATGTGGAGGATGCCGGAGATCCTTACAAAGATCAGATGGAGGAGTGTATAAATTTAATCATGCAGGAACTAAAAGCTAGAGGATTCGACAATGATCACACTCTTGCTTATCAG AGCCGAGTTGGGCCTGTACAATGGCTGAAGCCCTACACTGATGAAGTTCTGGTTGAGCTTGGCAAGAAAGGGGTGAAAAGCCTTCTTGCTGTTCCAGTAAG CTTTGTGAGTGAGCATATAGAGACCCTTGAAGAGATAGACATGGAGTACAAGGAGTTGGCACTTGAATCTGGCATTGAGAATTGGAGGCGTGTACCTGCTCTCGGTTTGACCTCATCCTTCATCTCAGACCTTGCAGATGCAGTGATGGAAGCCCTGCCTTCAGCAAAAGCCATATCAAATGCAGAGAGCACCGAAGAAGAAgctgactatgatccatttagATATGCTGTCAAAATGTTTTTCGGGTCAATCTTAGCATTTGTTTTGCTTTTGTCCCCAAAAATGTTCCTTGCTTTCCGGAATCATGTCTTTTGA
- the LOC136202427 gene encoding uncharacterized protein, with protein sequence MASKLTQLQSKATQASQFVAKHGVSYYKQILEQNKQHILEPPTVEKCNLLSKQLFYTRLASIPGRYEAICREVEYMKQLWRNRQDLKVEEATIAALFGLECFGWFCAGEIVGRGFTFTGYYV encoded by the exons ATGGCATCAAAGCTAACACAGTTGCAATCAAAGGCAACTCAGGCCTCCCAGTTCGTGGCCAAGCACGGTGTTTCTTACTACAAGCAGATATTAGAGCAGAACAAGCAGCACATCCTGGAACCACCCACTGTTGAGAAATGCAATCTTTTATCAAAGCAGTTGTTTTACACTCGTCTTGCTAG TATTCCTGGGCGTTATGAAGCAATTTGTAGGGAGGTTGAATATATGAAGCAGCTATGGAGAAACAGGCAGGATTTAAAGGTGGAGGAAGCTACTATTGCAGCTTTGTTTGGGTTAGAGTGTTTTGGGTGGTTTTGTGCAGGTGAAATTGTAGGTCGAGGGTTCACATTTACCGGCTACTATGTTTGA